In Fluviicola taffensis DSM 16823, the following are encoded in one genomic region:
- a CDS encoding OsmC family peroxiredoxin — protein sequence MKRKAEAVWNGTIKEGSGYITTQSTTLNKTQYSFGSRFEEGIGTNPEELLAAAHAGCFTMKLSADLTEAGYTPGELKTSSSITLDNGKITLSALKLTAKIPGISDEEFQRIAKGAEKNCPVSGAFSFAITLEAELI from the coding sequence ATGAAAAGAAAAGCAGAAGCCGTTTGGAACGGAACCATCAAAGAAGGAAGTGGATATATAACAACACAGAGTACTACTTTAAATAAAACTCAATATTCATTCGGTTCGCGTTTTGAGGAAGGTATTGGAACAAATCCAGAGGAATTACTCGCAGCGGCGCATGCAGGTTGTTTCACTATGAAACTAAGCGCAGACCTAACAGAAGCGGGTTATACTCCTGGAGAATTGAAAACAAGTTCAAGTATTACTTTGGACAACGGAAAAATTACACTTTCAGCATTGAAACTAACGGCAAAAATTCCTGGGATTTCTGATGAGGAATTTCAACGTATTGCAAAAGGTGCAGAAAAAAACTGTCCAGTTAGTGGGGCTTTTAGTTTTGCAATCACCTTGGAAGCTGAGTTGATATAA
- a CDS encoding tetratricopeptide repeat protein, translating to MKNKDHISRTEFEKILREFSEKNPNEKLDDFDRDALEGWKSSGIPLSQMKQIDRKLNLPKNNFTPYIIGLSVIVLLVITFFVVSKNNNSPKDSNPLLVKVENTDLKIPEEIDTLIVIPRADQITVREIKTTQTEIKNLPATEKKEENVEIPFPEFVLEPLPAMVEQKPVTVSKQKIAKEIYKHDLKAIDYSQYRSKPTVQIEQIILTGIPANQEDSNDVVQEEPQVKLVNIPYMDYLDKSLNYTNRGKWKQALSRFNEIIKTYPDDVNARFYAAWCYYNLGQYNDACVNFSACLQLEFSNFNDEAEWYLAESRLANGDKHSARELFSKIKNQKGYYSKQAEKRLKELK from the coding sequence ATGAAGAATAAAGATCACATATCTCGCACGGAATTTGAGAAAATTCTTCGCGAATTCTCGGAGAAGAATCCAAATGAAAAGTTGGATGACTTTGATCGTGATGCGCTCGAAGGATGGAAAAGTTCAGGGATTCCTTTGTCTCAAATGAAACAAATTGATCGAAAATTGAATTTACCTAAAAACAACTTCACCCCTTATATTATAGGATTATCTGTAATTGTTCTTCTTGTAATTACTTTTTTTGTAGTTTCAAAAAACAACAATTCACCCAAAGACAGCAATCCACTTTTAGTAAAAGTAGAAAACACAGACCTGAAGATCCCAGAAGAAATAGACACATTGATTGTTATTCCTAGAGCAGATCAAATTACAGTACGAGAAATAAAGACTACTCAAACAGAAATCAAAAATTTGCCTGCAACGGAAAAAAAGGAAGAAAACGTTGAAATTCCTTTCCCTGAATTTGTTTTAGAACCACTTCCAGCTATGGTTGAACAAAAACCGGTCACTGTTTCGAAGCAAAAAATAGCGAAAGAAATTTACAAACACGACTTAAAAGCGATTGATTATTCTCAATATAGAAGTAAGCCGACAGTACAAATTGAACAAATAATCTTAACTGGTATTCCTGCAAATCAAGAAGATTCAAACGACGTTGTACAGGAAGAGCCACAGGTAAAGCTGGTAAATATTCCTTACATGGATTATTTGGACAAATCGTTAAATTATACAAATCGCGGAAAGTGGAAACAAGCTTTATCTCGCTTCAATGAAATCATTAAAACGTATCCAGATGATGTGAATGCCCGATTCTATGCTGCTTGGTGTTATTACAATTTAGGCCAATACAACGATGCATGTGTTAACTTTTCTGCTTGTTTACAACTTGAATTCTCTAATTTCAATGATGAAGCAGAATGGTATTTAGCCGAAAGTAGGTTAGCAAATGGAGATAAACACAGCGCAAGGGAATTATTCTCGAAAATCAAAAATCAAAAAGGCTATTACAGCAAACAAGCCGAAAAACGATTGAAAGAATTGAAATAA
- the pfkA gene encoding 6-phosphofructokinase produces the protein MSELKRIGVLTSGGDSPGMNACIRAVVKAGIGKGIQVFGIEDGYKGMIEDRIRELTYTDVNNIIHLGGTILGTARSEEFKLKEWREKAVANLRKLQIEALILIGGDGTFAGGMTLTNEFDIPIIGIPGTIDNDIHGTEFTIGYDTCLNTVVEAVDKIRDTASSHHRVFFIEVMGRASGYIALNTAIASGAESVLIPETVTDIPLLADQIRNQNKGIRSSIIIVAEGDEEGGAKEIMKKVKPYLETYDLKCSILGHIQRGGSPSAFDRILATRMGVKAVELLFEGKKSMMIGQIGRDLVFHNILEGTTDHVSKDDSGIGLLKLLLTKG, from the coding sequence ATGAGTGAGCTGAAAAGAATTGGAGTTTTGACTTCTGGTGGAGATTCACCAGGAATGAATGCGTGTATTCGTGCAGTGGTGAAAGCTGGAATCGGAAAAGGGATACAGGTATTTGGGATTGAAGATGGATATAAAGGAATGATTGAGGATCGAATTCGAGAATTAACCTATACAGACGTTAATAATATCATTCATTTGGGAGGTACAATCTTAGGAACTGCAAGGAGTGAGGAATTCAAATTGAAGGAATGGCGAGAAAAAGCAGTTGCTAATTTAAGAAAACTCCAAATCGAAGCACTTATATTAATAGGTGGTGATGGAACTTTTGCTGGAGGAATGACATTAACGAATGAATTCGATATTCCTATTATAGGTATTCCTGGTACAATAGATAATGATATCCACGGCACAGAATTTACGATAGGTTATGATACTTGTTTGAATACAGTTGTAGAGGCGGTGGATAAAATTAGAGATACTGCTTCAAGCCATCATCGAGTGTTTTTCATTGAAGTAATGGGAAGAGCTTCTGGTTATATCGCATTGAATACGGCAATTGCTAGTGGAGCTGAGTCAGTACTAATTCCAGAAACAGTTACGGACATTCCTTTATTGGCAGATCAAATCCGAAATCAAAATAAAGGAATCCGAAGTTCTATTATTATAGTTGCTGAAGGCGATGAAGAGGGAGGTGCAAAAGAAATCATGAAAAAGGTAAAGCCTTATCTTGAAACTTATGATTTGAAGTGTTCCATTCTTGGACATATCCAACGTGGTGGGAGTCCATCTGCTTTCGACCGAATTCTTGCAACAAGAATGGGGGTAAAGGCAGTTGAATTACTTTTTGAAGGAAAAAAATCAATGATGATCGGTCAAATTGGAAGAGATTTAGTCTTTCACAATATATTAGAGGGAACAACAGATCACGTTTCAAAAGACGACTCAGGCATTGGATTACTCAAATTGTTACTGACAAAGGGGTAG
- a CDS encoding RNA polymerase sigma factor, which translates to MELFHLMHLYVMMLFQRRHKKYNNLSDLDLIQLYKQEENLFTIPLLYERYGHLVLGTCLKYLKRYEDAEDATMKIFGELNQKIEKHTIQHFKSWLYQVTKNECLIHLRKQKTHQTPIHENLLQDQSHEIDEQKEREIKLTKLEQAITHLKDEQRICIELFYLQDKSYQEISEELNIPLNTVKSSIQNGKRNLKIWMESHEE; encoded by the coding sequence ATGGAATTGTTTCATTTAATGCATCTCTATGTCATGATGTTGTTTCAACGTAGGCATAAGAAGTACAATAATCTGTCGGATTTGGATTTAATCCAGCTTTACAAGCAAGAAGAAAACTTGTTTACGATACCTCTATTATATGAACGTTACGGACATTTGGTTTTAGGAACATGCCTAAAATACCTCAAACGTTATGAAGATGCAGAAGATGCAACCATGAAAATATTCGGAGAATTGAATCAAAAAATAGAAAAACATACGATTCAACATTTCAAATCCTGGTTGTATCAAGTGACCAAAAACGAATGTTTGATCCATCTTCGGAAACAAAAAACACATCAAACACCCATTCATGAAAACTTATTGCAAGATCAAAGCCATGAAATAGATGAACAAAAGGAACGAGAAATTAAACTTACCAAACTAGAACAAGCCATTACACATTTAAAAGATGAGCAGCGTATTTGCATTGAATTGTTCTATTTACAGGATAAAAGCTATCAAGAAATTAGCGAAGAATTGAACATCCCATTAAATACAGTGAAGAGTTCAATTCAAAATGGAAAACGGAATTTAAAAATTTGGATGGAAAGTCATGAAGAATAA
- a CDS encoding enoyl-CoA hydratase-related protein, which translates to MTLIQEFKNGVCTLTLSRPQVFNSFNKEMAFALQNALDECEKDDSVRAIVIKGEGKAFCAGQDLAEATDPNGPEMQSIVKDHYNPIIERIRSIEKPIIAGVNGVAAGAGANIALACDLTIAKESASFIQAFSKIGLIPDSGGTFFLPRLVGTQKALALMMTGEKVSAKDAVAMNMIYKAVSDDSFEEELTKLAENMASMPTYGLGLTKRAMNVSFTNNLTQQLALEEQLQTLAGNSADFTEGVNAFMEKRSPVFKGK; encoded by the coding sequence ATGACATTGATTCAAGAATTCAAGAATGGAGTTTGTACACTTACATTGAGTAGACCACAGGTTTTTAATAGTTTCAATAAAGAAATGGCTTTTGCTTTGCAGAATGCTTTAGACGAATGTGAAAAAGATGATTCTGTTCGCGCAATTGTTATTAAAGGAGAAGGAAAAGCATTTTGTGCAGGACAAGATTTAGCAGAAGCTACGGATCCCAATGGGCCAGAAATGCAATCGATAGTAAAAGATCATTACAATCCGATTATAGAACGAATCCGAAGTATAGAAAAGCCAATTATTGCTGGAGTAAATGGTGTTGCTGCAGGTGCAGGAGCAAATATTGCTTTGGCTTGTGATTTAACGATAGCAAAAGAATCTGCATCCTTTATTCAGGCATTTTCAAAAATTGGATTAATTCCAGATTCTGGAGGAACTTTCTTCTTGCCTCGTTTAGTTGGAACACAAAAAGCATTGGCTTTGATGATGACTGGAGAGAAAGTTTCAGCAAAAGATGCCGTTGCAATGAATATGATTTATAAAGCAGTTTCAGATGATTCTTTTGAAGAAGAATTGACAAAATTGGCTGAAAATATGGCTTCTATGCCAACCTATGGTTTAGGTTTGACCAAAAGAGCAATGAATGTAAGCTTCACAAATAATCTAACACAACAATTGGCTTTGGAAGAGCAATTACAAACTTTAGCAGGAAATTCAGCAGATTTCACAGAGGGAGTAAATGCGTTTATGGAGAAAAGAAGCCCAGTTTTTAAGGGGAAATAA
- a CDS encoding 3-hydroxyacyl-CoA dehydrogenase NAD-binding domain-containing protein, which produces MKIGVLGAGTMGAGIAQVAAQSGHEVVLVDVNQVQLDKAKIALMKILDRMIEKGSLDDTGKTAIVGRMQFSTQVTDFKGSGLIIEAIVEKIEVKHLVFKEIEEIVGVDCIIASNTSSLSIASIGSVLKVPSRVIGIHFFNPAPLMPLVEIIPAVQTNTETLNTAKSIIDSWNKVTVVCKDTPGFIVNRVARPFYGEALRIYEEGIADFATIDWAMTELAGFRMGPFTLMDYIGNDINYTVTETVFAAFYYDPRFKPAFTQKRHMEAGFLGRKTARGFYDYSEGIALPAPNKDEKLGQQIVDRILAMLINEAYDALFLNIASREAIDLAMTKGVNYPKGLLAWSEEIGLKTVLSRLEDLFQEYGEDRYRPNPLLKRLAK; this is translated from the coding sequence ATAAAAATAGGCGTACTAGGTGCCGGAACAATGGGAGCAGGAATTGCTCAAGTAGCAGCTCAATCTGGGCATGAAGTTGTTTTAGTTGATGTCAATCAGGTTCAATTAGATAAAGCAAAAATCGCTTTGATGAAGATTCTTGATCGCATGATTGAAAAAGGAAGCTTAGATGACACTGGAAAAACTGCTATTGTAGGAAGAATGCAATTTTCTACTCAGGTAACTGATTTCAAAGGTTCAGGATTGATTATTGAAGCAATTGTAGAGAAAATAGAAGTAAAACATCTTGTTTTTAAAGAAATCGAAGAAATCGTTGGAGTAGATTGTATCATCGCATCGAACACTTCTTCTTTGTCAATTGCATCGATTGGTTCCGTATTAAAAGTTCCTTCACGGGTAATAGGAATCCATTTTTTCAATCCAGCTCCATTAATGCCATTGGTAGAAATTATTCCAGCGGTTCAAACCAACACTGAAACCTTGAATACTGCAAAATCAATCATTGATTCTTGGAATAAAGTGACAGTTGTTTGTAAAGACACACCCGGATTTATCGTAAATCGAGTTGCTCGACCATTTTATGGAGAAGCTTTGCGTATTTATGAAGAAGGAATTGCGGATTTTGCTACAATCGATTGGGCAATGACCGAATTAGCCGGATTTAGAATGGGACCATTTACCTTAATGGATTACATTGGAAACGATATCAATTATACAGTAACCGAAACCGTTTTTGCAGCATTTTACTATGATCCACGTTTCAAACCCGCTTTTACTCAAAAAAGGCACATGGAAGCTGGGTTCTTAGGAAGAAAAACAGCCCGTGGATTTTATGATTATTCGGAAGGTATTGCTTTGCCAGCTCCAAACAAGGATGAGAAATTAGGACAACAAATTGTGGATCGTATCTTGGCAATGTTGATTAATGAAGCTTACGATGCTTTGTTTTTGAATATTGCGAGTCGAGAAGCCATTGATTTGGCGATGACCAAAGGAGTGAATTATCCAAAAGGATTATTGGCTTGGTCGGAAGAAATAGGATTGAAAACCGTTTTGAGTAGATTAGAAGATTTGTTTCAAGAATATGGAGAAGACAGGTATCGTCCGAATCCGTTGTTGAAACGATTAGCAAAATGA